A genomic region of Candidatus Methylomirabilota bacterium contains the following coding sequences:
- a CDS encoding carboxypeptidase-like regulatory domain-containing protein produces MNLSNGRRWEVVTHSAGGYVIEDAAVGGPYRIEARALGFAPEARAGIVLALGQRLVADFELRPAAIELAPHEVTAPGDPILNAGRTGPGEIISRARIAELPNHGRDFLALTTLSPHTAISVSSGAAPTGGITIAGQNRLYNSFQIDGGMNHDVYRGRLPGRETLPRPISLEALEEIQILPAPFDV; encoded by the coding sequence GTGAACCTCTCAAACGGGCGCCGCTGGGAAGTCGTCACGCACTCAGCCGGCGGGTATGTCATCGAGGACGCCGCCGTGGGCGGGCCGTACCGCATCGAAGCGCGGGCTCTGGGGTTCGCGCCCGAGGCGCGCGCCGGGATCGTGCTCGCGCTCGGCCAGCGCCTGGTCGCCGATTTCGAGCTGCGGCCCGCCGCGATCGAGCTCGCCCCGCACGAAGTCACCGCGCCCGGGGATCCCATCCTCAACGCCGGCCGCACCGGACCCGGCGAGATCATCTCGCGAGCCCGCATCGCGGAGCTGCCCAATCATGGCCGGGACTTTCTCGCGTTGACGACGCTCAGCCCCCACACGGCGATCTCCGTCTCATCCGGCGCCGCCCCCACGGGGGGGATCACCATCGCCGGGCAGAATCGGCTGTACAACAGCTTCCAGATCGACGGCGGCATGAACCACGACGTGTATCGGGGCCGGCTTCCGGGGCGGGAGACACTGCCCCGTCCCATCTCGCTCGAGGCGCTCGAGGAAATCCAGATCCTTCCCGCACCCTTCGATGT